In Gemmatimonadota bacterium, the genomic stretch CGCTCTTGCCGACCGCTTCGTCGATCGTCTCGGGTGAGATCAGTACCGTCGTGGATACCTCGAGCGCGCCCGCCGCGGCCACGTTGAGGGCAATCGCGGTCGCGGTAGCTTCATCGGGGATTTCGGCGATCAGTATGAGATCGTCGTCTCCCATGGCGTAATAGAAACCTTCCAGGCTGCCGCCCATCCCTTCGATCGTCTGCGAAAGGGCCGCGCGCCGGCCGGTGCCACCCTCCCTGAT encodes the following:
- a CDS encoding GYD domain-containing protein — encoded protein: MAKYMYRTKYTQAGLQGLIREGGTGRRAALSQTIEGMGGSLEGFYYAMGDDDLILIAEIPDEATATAIALNVAAAGALEVSTTVLISPETIDEAVGKSVTYRPPGA